Proteins encoded in a region of the uncultured Fusobacterium sp. genome:
- a CDS encoding LysR family transcriptional regulator — MNIQYLKYVVEVDKTGSINKAAKNLYMGQPNLSAAIKELEKELGISIFYRSKKGVFATKEGEKFLFHAKKIISQVNELKSLYKPNTSNLPIHFSIAACRATYITIAISNFINNLKNKKGMTVNFNETNSLNVINEVANGNAEIGIIRYQNIHENYFASLLKSKNLIFEPLWESKLFLTFSENHSLISEKEIKSEMLKKYIEIVQGDMKVPVDKSSNLSNSYQPSPQSISVYDRGSHVNLLVNVKEAFMWVPILPENILKRNKLVQRECADLKIITKDILIYSLEREQSIYIKNFISSLKESIKNISVIDDGFLI; from the coding sequence ATGAATATTCAATATTTAAAATATGTTGTTGAGGTAGATAAAACTGGCTCTATAAATAAAGCAGCGAAAAATCTTTATATGGGACAACCAAATCTAAGTGCTGCTATAAAAGAGCTAGAAAAGGAACTAGGAATCTCTATTTTTTACAGAAGTAAAAAAGGAGTATTTGCTACTAAAGAGGGGGAGAAGTTTCTTTTTCATGCTAAAAAAATAATTTCTCAAGTTAATGAGTTAAAATCTTTGTATAAACCTAATACTAGTAATCTGCCTATACATTTCAGTATTGCTGCATGTAGAGCTACTTATATTACAATAGCTATTTCAAATTTTATAAATAATTTAAAAAATAAAAAAGGGATGACAGTTAATTTTAACGAGACTAACTCTTTAAATGTTATTAATGAAGTGGCAAATGGAAATGCTGAAATAGGAATTATTCGTTATCAAAATATTCACGAAAATTACTTTGCATCACTTTTAAAAAGTAAAAATCTTATTTTTGAGCCTCTATGGGAATCTAAACTATTTTTAACTTTCTCAGAAAATCATTCTCTTATATCTGAAAAAGAGATAAAATCTGAAATGTTAAAAAAATATATAGAAATTGTCCAAGGTGATATGAAAGTTCCTGTTGATAAAAGCAGCAACCTTTCAAACTCTTACCAACCCTCTCCTCAAAGTATAAGTGTCTATGATAGGGGGAGCCATGTAAATCTTTTGGTAAATGTAAAAGAGGCATTTATGTGGGTACCTATACTTCCTGAAAATATACTAAAAAGAAATAAGTTAGTTCAAAGAGAGTGTGCTGACTTAAAAATTATAACAAAAGATATTCTTATATACTCTCTAGAGAGAGAACAAAGCATCTATATTAAAAATTTTATCTCTTCTTTAAAGGAATCTATAAAAAATATCTCTGTTATAGATGACGGTTTTTTAATCTAA
- a CDS encoding NAD/NADP-dependent octopine/nopaline dehydrogenase family protein, translating to MAELVAVLGGGNGAHAAAADFARRGFEVRMFEDAKFAGKMQKVFETKQIVQHGALGEGIGNLAMVTTDIVEAIKGVKYIVIAVPAFGHSYYADLLIDHLEDGQIVLILAGTFGSLIFWNKMKQKGIKKDVAFAESYTLPYDTRLMGPGESMVMGVHSPLKTGVMPAKKTAEVIEELKKFYPVSASESVIESGLFTLNPVVHVPGCIMNAGRIELMKGEFWFYKEGITPCVGTVTEALDEERMNIMKKLGYKAISVVDALGSSGSVKTNIYEAITKNEQFGKIKGPDGLKNRYFTEDIPFGLVGWSVIAKLTGVETPIMDALITIGSIAMGQDCRKTGRTVEELGLSGMNIEQLKTYLYEG from the coding sequence ATGGCTGAATTAGTAGCGGTTTTAGGTGGAGGAAATGGAGCACATGCTGCAGCAGCAGATTTTGCAAGAAGAGGTTTTGAAGTACGTATGTTTGAAGATGCAAAATTTGCAGGGAAGATGCAAAAAGTTTTTGAAACAAAACAAATAGTTCAACATGGAGCTTTAGGAGAAGGAATAGGAAATCTTGCAATGGTTACAACAGATATTGTTGAGGCCATAAAAGGTGTAAAATATATAGTTATTGCAGTTCCAGCATTTGGACATAGTTACTATGCAGATCTTCTTATAGATCATTTAGAAGATGGGCAAATAGTTTTAATTCTTGCAGGAACATTTGGTTCACTTATTTTCTGGAACAAGATGAAACAAAAAGGTATAAAAAAAGATGTAGCATTTGCTGAATCATATACACTACCATATGATACAAGACTTATGGGACCAGGAGAATCAATGGTAATGGGAGTACACTCTCCTTTAAAAACAGGAGTTATGCCAGCTAAGAAAACAGCTGAAGTTATAGAAGAACTTAAAAAATTCTATCCTGTATCTGCAAGTGAAAGTGTAATAGAAAGTGGACTGTTCACTCTAAATCCTGTTGTTCATGTACCAGGATGTATAATGAATGCTGGAAGAATAGAGCTTATGAAAGGTGAGTTTTGGTTCTATAAAGAAGGAATTACTCCTTGTGTAGGAACAGTAACAGAAGCTCTTGATGAAGAAAGAATGAATATTATGAAAAAACTTGGATATAAAGCTATTTCTGTAGTAGATGCTCTTGGATCTTCAGGAAGTGTAAAAACAAATATCTATGAAGCTATTACAAAAAATGAGCAATTTGGAAAAATCAAAGGACCTGATGGTTTAAAAAATAGATACTTTACAGAAGATATTCCATTTGGTTTAGTAGGTTGGAGCGTAATTGCTAAACTAACTGGAGTTGAAACTCCTATAATGGATGCTCTTATCACTATAGGAAGCATAGCTATGGGGCAAGATTGCCGTAAAACAGGAAGAACTGTGGAAGAATTAGGACTTTCAGGAATGAATATTGAGCAATTAAAAACTTATTTATATGAAGGATAA
- the coaE gene encoding dephospho-CoA kinase (Dephospho-CoA kinase (CoaE) performs the final step in coenzyme A biosynthesis.) codes for MIVGLTGGIASGKSTVSNYFREFGAEVLDADVVAKELSEKEENVAKIIEIFGNEILDENGNISRKKMRERAFLEKDKLKQLNELLHPQVIEVFKNKKENTKEDEIVIFDIPLLFEAGMENLCDTVIVVYISKRVQLERMMKRDRHGIDLAERIIESQMSMSDKIDKADIIINNNCTLEDLKNNVNVVYYNLQKK; via the coding sequence ATGATAGTAGGTCTTACTGGTGGAATTGCTAGTGGAAAATCAACTGTAAGCAATTATTTTAGAGAGTTTGGAGCAGAGGTATTAGATGCTGATGTAGTAGCAAAAGAGTTAAGTGAAAAAGAGGAAAATGTAGCTAAAATAATTGAGATATTTGGAAATGAGATTTTAGATGAAAATGGAAATATCTCAAGAAAGAAAATGAGAGAAAGAGCATTTTTAGAAAAGGATAAATTAAAACAATTAAATGAACTTCTTCATCCACAAGTTATAGAGGTATTTAAAAATAAAAAAGAAAATACTAAAGAAGATGAGATTGTAATATTTGATATTCCTCTATTATTTGAGGCTGGAATGGAAAATCTATGTGATACAGTAATAGTGGTTTATATAAGTAAAAGAGTGCAGTTAGAAAGAATGATGAAAAGAGATAGACATGGAATAGATTTAGCTGAGAGAATTATTGAATCACAGATGAGTATGAGTGACAAAATAGATAAAGCAGATATTATTATAAATAATAATTGCACTTTGGAAGATTTAAAAAATAATGTAAATGTGGTATACTATAATCTACAAAAAAAATAA
- a CDS encoding antitoxin, which yields MDNIIMTVGTSLVENYIANNPKKENITKEDILRYYEEEKIEDLRDRRYGAEVIALENLLEKGIFSGDRIFLVIHNTVNGKLAGDVLEEFILAKKIAKRVEKRIIFGLDKRNHEVFRTEGLTNLTEEIRNMVNKIGNKYNVAVCTVGGYKAEIFMVGLMAQLLHIKSYFMFDEFTEVTEISPLPIKADQNIYLENKEFFRLLDRVGKVKLSEVQDELDSKIDLNNFIEFVEENGETYVRFSSMGEYYVRRMRETSYLPPASMISHAPAGKIMEGSVHVEELEGIVNSLSTCSYVEKLKVVYYNPDRKVAFSKFALAQNYHEQMIITLEYKCKKGVARVDVYTVGGTEKEMDSLVAYFNENFLD from the coding sequence TTATCATGACCGTAGGAACAAGTTTAGTAGAAAATTATATTGCTAATAATCCTAAAAAAGAAAATATCACAAAAGAAGATATTTTAAGATATTATGAAGAGGAAAAAATAGAGGATCTTAGAGATAGAAGATATGGAGCAGAGGTAATTGCTCTTGAAAATCTTTTAGAAAAAGGGATTTTCTCTGGGGACAGAATATTTCTTGTAATACACAACACTGTAAATGGAAAATTAGCAGGAGATGTACTTGAAGAGTTTATTCTTGCAAAGAAAATAGCTAAGAGAGTTGAAAAAAGAATAATTTTTGGACTAGATAAAAGAAATCACGAAGTATTTAGAACTGAAGGATTAACTAATTTAACTGAAGAGATTAGAAATATGGTTAATAAAATTGGAAATAAATACAATGTAGCTGTTTGTACAGTTGGAGGATATAAAGCCGAAATATTCATGGTAGGATTAATGGCTCAATTACTTCATATTAAATCATACTTTATGTTTGATGAGTTTACTGAAGTAACAGAGATTTCTCCTCTTCCAATAAAAGCAGACCAAAATATCTATCTTGAAAATAAAGAGTTCTTTAGATTGTTAGATAGAGTTGGAAAAGTAAAGCTTTCTGAAGTTCAAGATGAACTTGATTCAAAAATCGACTTAAATAACTTTATTGAATTTGTAGAGGAAAATGGAGAAACTTATGTAAGATTCTCTTCAATGGGAGAATATTATGTAAGAAGAATGAGAGAAACTAGCTATCTACCACCAGCAAGTATGATCAGTCATGCTCCAGCAGGAAAAATTATGGAAGGAAGTGTACATGTAGAAGAGTTAGAAGGAATTGTAAACTCTTTATCAACATGTTCATATGTAGAAAAATTAAAAGTTGTATACTATAATCCAGATAGAAAAGTAGCTTTCTCAAAATTTGCTTTAGCTCAAAACTACCATGAACAAATGATAATTACATTAGAGTATAAATGTAAAAAAGGTGTAGCAAGAGTAGATGTTTACACAGTAGGTGGAACTGAAAAAGAGATGGATTCATTAGTAGCTTACTTCAATGAAAACTTCTTAGATTAA
- a CDS encoding flavin reductase has translation MAFHEIKPAELKENTFNLFAKDWFLMTAEKEGKVNTMTVGWGGFGVMWKKDVVFVAVRPERYTYEFLEAADTFSLTVFDPSFKKKLAYCGVVSGRDEDKIAKCEFTVAHDGETPYFEEARMSFTCRKLCTTPLRPEDFMDSEFAGKWYGGENNANGEGGGYHLIYIAEIEKILVKD, from the coding sequence ATGGCATTTCATGAAATTAAACCTGCTGAGTTAAAAGAAAATACTTTTAACCTTTTTGCAAAAGATTGGTTTTTAATGACAGCAGAAAAAGAAGGAAAAGTAAACACAATGACTGTTGGTTGGGGTGGATTTGGAGTAATGTGGAAAAAGGATGTTGTTTTTGTAGCAGTACGTCCTGAAAGATACACTTATGAATTTTTAGAGGCAGCAGATACATTCTCATTAACAGTTTTTGATCCATCTTTTAAGAAAAAACTTGCATATTGTGGAGTAGTTTCAGGAAGAGATGAAGATAAAATAGCAAAATGTGAATTTACAGTAGCACATGATGGAGAGACTCCTTACTTTGAAGAAGCAAGAATGAGTTTTACTTGTAGAAAACTTTGTACTACTCCTCTTAGACCTGAAGATTTTATGGATTCTGAATTTGCAGGAAAATGGTATGGTGGAGAAAATAATGCAAATGGAGAGGGTGGAGGATATCACCTTATCTATATAGCAGAAATAGAAAAAATTCTTGTAAAAGATTAA